In a single window of the Platichthys flesus chromosome 5, fPlaFle2.1, whole genome shotgun sequence genome:
- the ctnnd1 gene encoding catenin delta-1 isoform X1, with translation MEQCASTASLLASVREQERQFEMLSRALEDERRSCAGTLPRPLPNMQNGRVPCNADIERLTLNEGYINGTHHFRMEPGQVMQETYTVEEPQEPQPVVSVTSEDGTTRRTETTVKKVVKTTTTRTVIPSVSDTLSLDGGGSVTGMAGYTTPMDRLYRPPPSGGMPMDYPSHTMPQNYHYGPPGGFDEYRTGPPSQTYASLSRGAHMDDRYRQVHPDGYRTLDPSYRAASRNQLDPYAAQPQVGRMGSAMELSSLPRFVPEPYGLEDDQRSMGYDEPDYGMGHPMHYSTVPRNQHVFPHGPPRRAGSYEGTLDGDMSGPGDMYYWGGGAPLAQGERGSMASLDSTLRKAPGPSGWRQPELPEVIAMLNYRLDPVKSNAAAYLQHLSYKNDKVKTDVRRMKGIPALVSMLDNPNRDVHYAASGALKNISYGKDQENKIAMKNCDGVPALTRLLRKTHDQDLTDTITGTLWNLSSHDSVKMEIVDHALHALSDEVMVPHSGWEKGRNGAGGGEENCKPRHLEWETALTNTAGCLRNVSSERSEARRKLRECTGLVDSLMYIVQSQIDCKDVDNKLIENSMCLLRNLSYQVHREIPGCERYQEAAPINQGPAPSGQKGGCFSSRKGKDEWFSKGRKDEDAAADVIDIPKRTAPAKGYELLYQPEVVRIYTSLLKESKNPTVLEASAGAVQNLCAGRWTYGRYIRALLRQEKGLPMMTELLAHGNDRVVRAMSGALRNMAIDSRNRDLLGKHAVPHLVANLPGGGQSQPVRALSEETVVSVLSTLHEVLGSSLEAAKILRASQGIERLVLINKDGNRSEREVRGAGLVLQTVWGYKELRRTLEKDGWKKTDFMVNLNPSSNNSRANGGYEDGTLPLIDKGGKGDRDMIPMNDLGPDAYSTLDQRGRRNTLDNTLDPADKDVVQGGMYGERQASLPLMDSYDEKLIVCITRRQPPPTYCPC, from the exons TTCAGGATGGAGCCTGGTCAGGTGATGCAGGAGACATACACAGTGGAGGAACCCCAGGAGCCTCAGCCCGTCGTCTCTGTGACCAGTGAAGATGGCACAACTCGGCGCACAGAAACCACG GTAAAGAAAGTTGTAAAGACCACTACCACTCGCACAGTTATCCCCTCTGTGTCAGACACACTTTCCCTGGATGGTGGGGGATCAGTGACTGGCATGGCGGGCTACACCACTCCCATGGACCGGCTCTACAGGCCGCCACCTAGTGGAGGAATGCCAATGGACTATCCCAGTCACACCATGCCCCAAAACTACCACTATGGACCCCCAGGGGGTTTTGATGAATACCGCACTGGGCCTCCGTCTCAGACCTACGCAAGCCTTAGCAGGGGTGCTCACATGGACGATCGCTACAG ACAGGTTCATCCAGACGGTTACAGAACACTGGATCCAAGCTACAGAGCCGCCAGCAGGAACCAGCTGGACCCCTATGCTGCTCAGCCACAG GTTGGGCGTATGGGCAGTGCTATGGAGCTTTCCTCCCTCCCGAGGTTTGTTCCAGAGCCTTACGGTCTGGAGGATGATCAGCGCAGCATGGGTTATGATGAGCCTGACTATGGGATGGGACACCCAATGCACTACAGCACAGTGCCACGTAACCAGCATGTATTCCCCCATGGTCCCCCACGCCGGGCTGG GAGTTACGAGGGAACCTTGGATGGTGACATGAGTGGTCCAGGGGACATGTATTACTGGGGGGGAGGAGCACCTCTGGCCCAGGGTGAAAGAGGAAGCATGGCGTCATTGGACAGCACACTGAGGAAAGCTCCCGGCCCCAGTGGCTGGCGTCAGCCAGAGCTGCCAGAGGTCATCGCCATGCTCAACTATAGGCTAGACCCTGTCAAGAGCAATGCAGCTGCATACCTGCAGCATCTCAGCTATAAGAATGATAAA GTGAAAACTGATGTGCGTCGTATGAAAGGCATCCCAGCACTGGTTTCCATGCTTGACAACCCAAACAGAGac GTTCACTACGCAGCCAGTGGAGCCTTAAAGAACATCTCTTATGGCAAAGATCAAGAAAACAAGATCGCCATGAAGAACTGTGACGGAGTTCCTGCGCTTACCAGGCTGCTGAGGAAGACCCATGACCAGGACctcactgacacaatcacag GAACGCTGTGGAACCTGTCGTCTCATGACTCTGTGAAAATGGAAATTGTAGACCATGCACTGCACGCCCTCTCCGACGAGGTGATGGTTCCCCACTCGGGatgggagaaagggagaaacgGAGCAGGAGGCGGCGAGGAGAACTGCAAGCCCCGACACCTCGAGTGGGAGACAGCCCTCACCAACACAGCCGGCTGCCTGAG AAACGTGAGTTCGGAGCGAAGTGAGGcgaggaggaagctgagggaATGCACAGGATTGGTCGATTCGCTTATGTACATCGTCCAATCCCAGATCGATTGTAAAGATGTTGACAATAAG TTGATAGAGAACAGCATGTGTCTGCTGAGGAACTTGTCCTATCAGGTTCACCGTGAAATCCCTGGCTGTGAGCGCTACCAGGAGGCCGCGCCCATCAACCAGGGCCCGGCCCCCTCCGGCCAGAAGGGCGGCTGCTTCAGCTCACGCAAGGGCAAAG ATGAGTGGTTTTCCAAAG GTAGGAAAGATGAGGATGCGGCTGCAGATGTGATAGACATTCCAAAGAGGACTGCACCAGCTAAAG GCTACGAGCTGTTGTACCAGCCAGAGGTGGTCCGCATCTATACCTCTCTGCTAAAGGAGTCTAAGAACCCCACTGTGCTGGAAGCATCGGCTGGAGCTGTTCAGAACCTGTGTGCCGGCCGCTGGACT tatGGGCGATACATCCGTGCCTTGCTGCGCCAGGAGAAGGGTCTACCCATGATGACCGAGCTGCTGGCACACGGGAACGACCGCGTAGTCCGAGCCATGTCCGGAGCTCTCCGCAACATGGCTATTGATTCACGTAATAGAGATCTACTAG GAAAACATGCAGTGCCTCACCTTGTTGCCAACCTGCCCGGTGGGGGTCAGAGTCAGCCGGTGCGAGCGCTGTCAGAAGAGACGGTGGTGTCGGTACTGAGCACACTTCATGAGGTGCTGGGCTCCAGTCTGGAAGCAGCCAAGATCCTCAGGGCCTCACAGGGCATAGAGAGACTGGTTCTCATTAACAAGGACGG CAACCGTTCAGAGCGGGAGGTGCGTGGCGCCGGCCTGGTGCTGCAGACAGTGTGGGGCTACAAGGAGCTGCGGCGTACTTTGGAGAAGGACGGCTGGAAGAAGACGGACTTCATGGTCAACCTGAACCCTTCCAGCAACAACAGCAGGGCCAATGGAGGATATGAGGACGGTACACTGCCACTCATAGACAAAG GCGGCAAAGGGGACCGGGATATGATTCCAATGAATGACTTGGGACCAG ATGCCTACTCCACTCTGGaccagagagggagaaggaacaCTCTAGATAATACACTCGATCCTGCTGACAAAGATGTAGTACAG gGAGGGATGTATGGGGAGAGGCAGGCCTCTTTGCCTCTAATGGATTCTTACGATG AAAAACTGATTGTGTGCATCACAAGACGACAGCCTCCTCCCACCTACTGCCCTTGCTGA
- the ctnnd1 gene encoding catenin delta-1 isoform X3 — MEQCASTASLLASVREQERQFEMLSRALEDERRSCAGTLPRPLPNMQNGRVPCNADIERLTLNEGYINGTHHFRMEPGQVMQETYTVEEPQEPQPVVSVTSEDGTTRRTETTVKKVVKTTTTRTVIPSVSDTLSLDGGGSVTGMAGYTTPMDRLYRPPPSGGMPMDYPSHTMPQNYHYGPPGGFDEYRTGPPSQTYASLSRGAHMDDRYRQVHPDGYRTLDPSYRAASRNQLDPYAAQPQVGRMGSAMELSSLPRFVPEPYGLEDDQRSMGYDEPDYGMGHPMHYSTVPRNQHVFPHGPPRRAGSYEGTLDGDMSGPGDMYYWGGGAPLAQGERGSMASLDSTLRKAPGPSGWRQPELPEVIAMLNYRLDPVKSNAAAYLQHLSYKNDKVKTDVRRMKGIPALVSMLDNPNRDVHYAASGALKNISYGKDQENKIAMKNCDGVPALTRLLRKTHDQDLTDTITGTLWNLSSHDSVKMEIVDHALHALSDEVMVPHSGWEKGRNGAGGGEENCKPRHLEWETALTNTAGCLRNVSSERSEARRKLRECTGLVDSLMYIVQSQIDCKDVDNKLIENSMCLLRNLSYQVHREIPGCERYQEAAPINQGPAPSGQKGGCFSSRKGKDEWFSKGRKDEDAAADVIDIPKRTAPAKGYELLYQPEVVRIYTSLLKESKNPTVLEASAGAVQNLCAGRWTYGRYIRALLRQEKGLPMMTELLAHGNDRVVRAMSGALRNMAIDSRNRDLLGKHAVPHLVANLPGGGQSQPVRALSEETVVSVLSTLHEVLGSSLEAAKILRASQGIERLVLINKDGNRSEREVRGAGLVLQTVWGYKELRRTLEKDGWKKTDFMVNLNPSSNNSRANGGYEDGTLPLIDKGGKGDRDMIPMNDLGPDAYSTLDQRGRRNTLDNTLDPADKDVVQGGMYGERQASLPLMDSYDG, encoded by the exons TTCAGGATGGAGCCTGGTCAGGTGATGCAGGAGACATACACAGTGGAGGAACCCCAGGAGCCTCAGCCCGTCGTCTCTGTGACCAGTGAAGATGGCACAACTCGGCGCACAGAAACCACG GTAAAGAAAGTTGTAAAGACCACTACCACTCGCACAGTTATCCCCTCTGTGTCAGACACACTTTCCCTGGATGGTGGGGGATCAGTGACTGGCATGGCGGGCTACACCACTCCCATGGACCGGCTCTACAGGCCGCCACCTAGTGGAGGAATGCCAATGGACTATCCCAGTCACACCATGCCCCAAAACTACCACTATGGACCCCCAGGGGGTTTTGATGAATACCGCACTGGGCCTCCGTCTCAGACCTACGCAAGCCTTAGCAGGGGTGCTCACATGGACGATCGCTACAG ACAGGTTCATCCAGACGGTTACAGAACACTGGATCCAAGCTACAGAGCCGCCAGCAGGAACCAGCTGGACCCCTATGCTGCTCAGCCACAG GTTGGGCGTATGGGCAGTGCTATGGAGCTTTCCTCCCTCCCGAGGTTTGTTCCAGAGCCTTACGGTCTGGAGGATGATCAGCGCAGCATGGGTTATGATGAGCCTGACTATGGGATGGGACACCCAATGCACTACAGCACAGTGCCACGTAACCAGCATGTATTCCCCCATGGTCCCCCACGCCGGGCTGG GAGTTACGAGGGAACCTTGGATGGTGACATGAGTGGTCCAGGGGACATGTATTACTGGGGGGGAGGAGCACCTCTGGCCCAGGGTGAAAGAGGAAGCATGGCGTCATTGGACAGCACACTGAGGAAAGCTCCCGGCCCCAGTGGCTGGCGTCAGCCAGAGCTGCCAGAGGTCATCGCCATGCTCAACTATAGGCTAGACCCTGTCAAGAGCAATGCAGCTGCATACCTGCAGCATCTCAGCTATAAGAATGATAAA GTGAAAACTGATGTGCGTCGTATGAAAGGCATCCCAGCACTGGTTTCCATGCTTGACAACCCAAACAGAGac GTTCACTACGCAGCCAGTGGAGCCTTAAAGAACATCTCTTATGGCAAAGATCAAGAAAACAAGATCGCCATGAAGAACTGTGACGGAGTTCCTGCGCTTACCAGGCTGCTGAGGAAGACCCATGACCAGGACctcactgacacaatcacag GAACGCTGTGGAACCTGTCGTCTCATGACTCTGTGAAAATGGAAATTGTAGACCATGCACTGCACGCCCTCTCCGACGAGGTGATGGTTCCCCACTCGGGatgggagaaagggagaaacgGAGCAGGAGGCGGCGAGGAGAACTGCAAGCCCCGACACCTCGAGTGGGAGACAGCCCTCACCAACACAGCCGGCTGCCTGAG AAACGTGAGTTCGGAGCGAAGTGAGGcgaggaggaagctgagggaATGCACAGGATTGGTCGATTCGCTTATGTACATCGTCCAATCCCAGATCGATTGTAAAGATGTTGACAATAAG TTGATAGAGAACAGCATGTGTCTGCTGAGGAACTTGTCCTATCAGGTTCACCGTGAAATCCCTGGCTGTGAGCGCTACCAGGAGGCCGCGCCCATCAACCAGGGCCCGGCCCCCTCCGGCCAGAAGGGCGGCTGCTTCAGCTCACGCAAGGGCAAAG ATGAGTGGTTTTCCAAAG GTAGGAAAGATGAGGATGCGGCTGCAGATGTGATAGACATTCCAAAGAGGACTGCACCAGCTAAAG GCTACGAGCTGTTGTACCAGCCAGAGGTGGTCCGCATCTATACCTCTCTGCTAAAGGAGTCTAAGAACCCCACTGTGCTGGAAGCATCGGCTGGAGCTGTTCAGAACCTGTGTGCCGGCCGCTGGACT tatGGGCGATACATCCGTGCCTTGCTGCGCCAGGAGAAGGGTCTACCCATGATGACCGAGCTGCTGGCACACGGGAACGACCGCGTAGTCCGAGCCATGTCCGGAGCTCTCCGCAACATGGCTATTGATTCACGTAATAGAGATCTACTAG GAAAACATGCAGTGCCTCACCTTGTTGCCAACCTGCCCGGTGGGGGTCAGAGTCAGCCGGTGCGAGCGCTGTCAGAAGAGACGGTGGTGTCGGTACTGAGCACACTTCATGAGGTGCTGGGCTCCAGTCTGGAAGCAGCCAAGATCCTCAGGGCCTCACAGGGCATAGAGAGACTGGTTCTCATTAACAAGGACGG CAACCGTTCAGAGCGGGAGGTGCGTGGCGCCGGCCTGGTGCTGCAGACAGTGTGGGGCTACAAGGAGCTGCGGCGTACTTTGGAGAAGGACGGCTGGAAGAAGACGGACTTCATGGTCAACCTGAACCCTTCCAGCAACAACAGCAGGGCCAATGGAGGATATGAGGACGGTACACTGCCACTCATAGACAAAG GCGGCAAAGGGGACCGGGATATGATTCCAATGAATGACTTGGGACCAG ATGCCTACTCCACTCTGGaccagagagggagaaggaacaCTCTAGATAATACACTCGATCCTGCTGACAAAGATGTAGTACAG gGAGGGATGTATGGGGAGAGGCAGGCCTCTTTGCCTCTAATGGATTCTTACGATGGTTAG
- the ctnnd1 gene encoding catenin delta-1 isoform X4 — MEQCASTASLLASVREQERQFEMLSRALEDERRSCAGTLPRPLPNMQNGRVPCNADIERLTLNEGYINGTHHFRMEPGQVMQETYTVEEPQEPQPVVSVTSEDGTTRRTETTVKKVVKTTTTRTVIPSVSDTLSLDGGGSVTGMAGYTTPMDRLYRPPPSGGMPMDYPSHTMPQNYHYGPPGGFDEYRTGPPSQTYASLSRGAHMDDRYRQVHPDGYRTLDPSYRAASRNQLDPYAAQPQVGRMGSAMELSSLPRFVPEPYGLEDDQRSMGYDEPDYGMGHPMHYSTVPRNQHVFPHGPPRRAGSYEGTLDGDMSGPGDMYYWGGGAPLAQGERGSMASLDSTLRKAPGPSGWRQPELPEVIAMLNYRLDPVKSNAAAYLQHLSYKNDKVKTDVRRMKGIPALVSMLDNPNRDVHYAASGALKNISYGKDQENKIAMKNCDGVPALTRLLRKTHDQDLTDTITGTLWNLSSHDSVKMEIVDHALHALSDEVMVPHSGWEKGRNGAGGGEENCKPRHLEWETALTNTAGCLRNVSSERSEARRKLRECTGLVDSLMYIVQSQIDCKDVDNKLIENSMCLLRNLSYQVHREIPGCERYQEAAPINQGPAPSGQKGGCFSSRKGKDEWFSKGRKDEDAAADVIDIPKRTAPAKGYELLYQPEVVRIYTSLLKESKNPTVLEASAGAVQNLCAGRWTYGRYIRALLRQEKGLPMMTELLAHGNDRVVRAMSGALRNMAIDSRNRDLLGKHAVPHLVANLPGGGQSQPVRALSEETVVSVLSTLHEVLGSSLEAAKILRASQGIERLVLINKDGNRSEREVRGAGLVLQTVWGYKELRRTLEKDGWKKTDFMVNLNPSSNNSRANGGYEDGTLPLIDKGGKGDRDMIPMNDLGPDAYSTLDQRGRRNTLDNTLDPADKDVVQKN, encoded by the exons TTCAGGATGGAGCCTGGTCAGGTGATGCAGGAGACATACACAGTGGAGGAACCCCAGGAGCCTCAGCCCGTCGTCTCTGTGACCAGTGAAGATGGCACAACTCGGCGCACAGAAACCACG GTAAAGAAAGTTGTAAAGACCACTACCACTCGCACAGTTATCCCCTCTGTGTCAGACACACTTTCCCTGGATGGTGGGGGATCAGTGACTGGCATGGCGGGCTACACCACTCCCATGGACCGGCTCTACAGGCCGCCACCTAGTGGAGGAATGCCAATGGACTATCCCAGTCACACCATGCCCCAAAACTACCACTATGGACCCCCAGGGGGTTTTGATGAATACCGCACTGGGCCTCCGTCTCAGACCTACGCAAGCCTTAGCAGGGGTGCTCACATGGACGATCGCTACAG ACAGGTTCATCCAGACGGTTACAGAACACTGGATCCAAGCTACAGAGCCGCCAGCAGGAACCAGCTGGACCCCTATGCTGCTCAGCCACAG GTTGGGCGTATGGGCAGTGCTATGGAGCTTTCCTCCCTCCCGAGGTTTGTTCCAGAGCCTTACGGTCTGGAGGATGATCAGCGCAGCATGGGTTATGATGAGCCTGACTATGGGATGGGACACCCAATGCACTACAGCACAGTGCCACGTAACCAGCATGTATTCCCCCATGGTCCCCCACGCCGGGCTGG GAGTTACGAGGGAACCTTGGATGGTGACATGAGTGGTCCAGGGGACATGTATTACTGGGGGGGAGGAGCACCTCTGGCCCAGGGTGAAAGAGGAAGCATGGCGTCATTGGACAGCACACTGAGGAAAGCTCCCGGCCCCAGTGGCTGGCGTCAGCCAGAGCTGCCAGAGGTCATCGCCATGCTCAACTATAGGCTAGACCCTGTCAAGAGCAATGCAGCTGCATACCTGCAGCATCTCAGCTATAAGAATGATAAA GTGAAAACTGATGTGCGTCGTATGAAAGGCATCCCAGCACTGGTTTCCATGCTTGACAACCCAAACAGAGac GTTCACTACGCAGCCAGTGGAGCCTTAAAGAACATCTCTTATGGCAAAGATCAAGAAAACAAGATCGCCATGAAGAACTGTGACGGAGTTCCTGCGCTTACCAGGCTGCTGAGGAAGACCCATGACCAGGACctcactgacacaatcacag GAACGCTGTGGAACCTGTCGTCTCATGACTCTGTGAAAATGGAAATTGTAGACCATGCACTGCACGCCCTCTCCGACGAGGTGATGGTTCCCCACTCGGGatgggagaaagggagaaacgGAGCAGGAGGCGGCGAGGAGAACTGCAAGCCCCGACACCTCGAGTGGGAGACAGCCCTCACCAACACAGCCGGCTGCCTGAG AAACGTGAGTTCGGAGCGAAGTGAGGcgaggaggaagctgagggaATGCACAGGATTGGTCGATTCGCTTATGTACATCGTCCAATCCCAGATCGATTGTAAAGATGTTGACAATAAG TTGATAGAGAACAGCATGTGTCTGCTGAGGAACTTGTCCTATCAGGTTCACCGTGAAATCCCTGGCTGTGAGCGCTACCAGGAGGCCGCGCCCATCAACCAGGGCCCGGCCCCCTCCGGCCAGAAGGGCGGCTGCTTCAGCTCACGCAAGGGCAAAG ATGAGTGGTTTTCCAAAG GTAGGAAAGATGAGGATGCGGCTGCAGATGTGATAGACATTCCAAAGAGGACTGCACCAGCTAAAG GCTACGAGCTGTTGTACCAGCCAGAGGTGGTCCGCATCTATACCTCTCTGCTAAAGGAGTCTAAGAACCCCACTGTGCTGGAAGCATCGGCTGGAGCTGTTCAGAACCTGTGTGCCGGCCGCTGGACT tatGGGCGATACATCCGTGCCTTGCTGCGCCAGGAGAAGGGTCTACCCATGATGACCGAGCTGCTGGCACACGGGAACGACCGCGTAGTCCGAGCCATGTCCGGAGCTCTCCGCAACATGGCTATTGATTCACGTAATAGAGATCTACTAG GAAAACATGCAGTGCCTCACCTTGTTGCCAACCTGCCCGGTGGGGGTCAGAGTCAGCCGGTGCGAGCGCTGTCAGAAGAGACGGTGGTGTCGGTACTGAGCACACTTCATGAGGTGCTGGGCTCCAGTCTGGAAGCAGCCAAGATCCTCAGGGCCTCACAGGGCATAGAGAGACTGGTTCTCATTAACAAGGACGG CAACCGTTCAGAGCGGGAGGTGCGTGGCGCCGGCCTGGTGCTGCAGACAGTGTGGGGCTACAAGGAGCTGCGGCGTACTTTGGAGAAGGACGGCTGGAAGAAGACGGACTTCATGGTCAACCTGAACCCTTCCAGCAACAACAGCAGGGCCAATGGAGGATATGAGGACGGTACACTGCCACTCATAGACAAAG GCGGCAAAGGGGACCGGGATATGATTCCAATGAATGACTTGGGACCAG ATGCCTACTCCACTCTGGaccagagagggagaaggaacaCTCTAGATAATACACTCGATCCTGCTGACAAAGATGTAGTACAG AAAAACTGA
- the ctnnd1 gene encoding catenin delta-1 isoform X2, which produces MEQCASTASLLASVREQERQFEMLSRALEDERRSCAGTLPRPLPNMQNGRVPCNADIERLTLNEGYINGTHHFRMEPGQVMQETYTVEEPQEPQPVVSVTSEDGTTRRTETTVKKVVKTTTTRTVIPSVSDTLSLDGGGSVTGMAGYTTPMDRLYRPPPSGGMPMDYPSHTMPQNYHYGPPGGFDEYRTGPPSQTYASLSRGAHMDDRYRQVHPDGYRTLDPSYRAASRNQLDPYAAQPQVGRMGSAMELSSLPRFVPEPYGLEDDQRSMGYDEPDYGMGHPMHYSTVPRNQHVFPHGPPRRAGSYEGTLDGDMSGPGDMYYWGGGAPLAQGERGSMASLDSTLRKAPGPSGWRQPELPEVIAMLNYRLDPVKSNAAAYLQHLSYKNDKVKTDVRRMKGIPALVSMLDNPNRDVHYAASGALKNISYGKDQENKIAMKNCDGVPALTRLLRKTHDQDLTDTITGTLWNLSSHDSVKMEIVDHALHALSDEVMVPHSGWEKGRNGAGGGEENCKPRHLEWETALTNTAGCLRNVSSERSEARRKLRECTGLVDSLMYIVQSQIDCKDVDNKLIENSMCLLRNLSYQVHREIPGCERYQEAAPINQGPAPSGQKGGCFSSRKGKGRKDEDAAADVIDIPKRTAPAKGYELLYQPEVVRIYTSLLKESKNPTVLEASAGAVQNLCAGRWTYGRYIRALLRQEKGLPMMTELLAHGNDRVVRAMSGALRNMAIDSRNRDLLGKHAVPHLVANLPGGGQSQPVRALSEETVVSVLSTLHEVLGSSLEAAKILRASQGIERLVLINKDGNRSEREVRGAGLVLQTVWGYKELRRTLEKDGWKKTDFMVNLNPSSNNSRANGGYEDGTLPLIDKGGKGDRDMIPMNDLGPDAYSTLDQRGRRNTLDNTLDPADKDVVQGGMYGERQASLPLMDSYDEKLIVCITRRQPPPTYCPC; this is translated from the exons TTCAGGATGGAGCCTGGTCAGGTGATGCAGGAGACATACACAGTGGAGGAACCCCAGGAGCCTCAGCCCGTCGTCTCTGTGACCAGTGAAGATGGCACAACTCGGCGCACAGAAACCACG GTAAAGAAAGTTGTAAAGACCACTACCACTCGCACAGTTATCCCCTCTGTGTCAGACACACTTTCCCTGGATGGTGGGGGATCAGTGACTGGCATGGCGGGCTACACCACTCCCATGGACCGGCTCTACAGGCCGCCACCTAGTGGAGGAATGCCAATGGACTATCCCAGTCACACCATGCCCCAAAACTACCACTATGGACCCCCAGGGGGTTTTGATGAATACCGCACTGGGCCTCCGTCTCAGACCTACGCAAGCCTTAGCAGGGGTGCTCACATGGACGATCGCTACAG ACAGGTTCATCCAGACGGTTACAGAACACTGGATCCAAGCTACAGAGCCGCCAGCAGGAACCAGCTGGACCCCTATGCTGCTCAGCCACAG GTTGGGCGTATGGGCAGTGCTATGGAGCTTTCCTCCCTCCCGAGGTTTGTTCCAGAGCCTTACGGTCTGGAGGATGATCAGCGCAGCATGGGTTATGATGAGCCTGACTATGGGATGGGACACCCAATGCACTACAGCACAGTGCCACGTAACCAGCATGTATTCCCCCATGGTCCCCCACGCCGGGCTGG GAGTTACGAGGGAACCTTGGATGGTGACATGAGTGGTCCAGGGGACATGTATTACTGGGGGGGAGGAGCACCTCTGGCCCAGGGTGAAAGAGGAAGCATGGCGTCATTGGACAGCACACTGAGGAAAGCTCCCGGCCCCAGTGGCTGGCGTCAGCCAGAGCTGCCAGAGGTCATCGCCATGCTCAACTATAGGCTAGACCCTGTCAAGAGCAATGCAGCTGCATACCTGCAGCATCTCAGCTATAAGAATGATAAA GTGAAAACTGATGTGCGTCGTATGAAAGGCATCCCAGCACTGGTTTCCATGCTTGACAACCCAAACAGAGac GTTCACTACGCAGCCAGTGGAGCCTTAAAGAACATCTCTTATGGCAAAGATCAAGAAAACAAGATCGCCATGAAGAACTGTGACGGAGTTCCTGCGCTTACCAGGCTGCTGAGGAAGACCCATGACCAGGACctcactgacacaatcacag GAACGCTGTGGAACCTGTCGTCTCATGACTCTGTGAAAATGGAAATTGTAGACCATGCACTGCACGCCCTCTCCGACGAGGTGATGGTTCCCCACTCGGGatgggagaaagggagaaacgGAGCAGGAGGCGGCGAGGAGAACTGCAAGCCCCGACACCTCGAGTGGGAGACAGCCCTCACCAACACAGCCGGCTGCCTGAG AAACGTGAGTTCGGAGCGAAGTGAGGcgaggaggaagctgagggaATGCACAGGATTGGTCGATTCGCTTATGTACATCGTCCAATCCCAGATCGATTGTAAAGATGTTGACAATAAG TTGATAGAGAACAGCATGTGTCTGCTGAGGAACTTGTCCTATCAGGTTCACCGTGAAATCCCTGGCTGTGAGCGCTACCAGGAGGCCGCGCCCATCAACCAGGGCCCGGCCCCCTCCGGCCAGAAGGGCGGCTGCTTCAGCTCACGCAAGGGCAAAG GTAGGAAAGATGAGGATGCGGCTGCAGATGTGATAGACATTCCAAAGAGGACTGCACCAGCTAAAG GCTACGAGCTGTTGTACCAGCCAGAGGTGGTCCGCATCTATACCTCTCTGCTAAAGGAGTCTAAGAACCCCACTGTGCTGGAAGCATCGGCTGGAGCTGTTCAGAACCTGTGTGCCGGCCGCTGGACT tatGGGCGATACATCCGTGCCTTGCTGCGCCAGGAGAAGGGTCTACCCATGATGACCGAGCTGCTGGCACACGGGAACGACCGCGTAGTCCGAGCCATGTCCGGAGCTCTCCGCAACATGGCTATTGATTCACGTAATAGAGATCTACTAG GAAAACATGCAGTGCCTCACCTTGTTGCCAACCTGCCCGGTGGGGGTCAGAGTCAGCCGGTGCGAGCGCTGTCAGAAGAGACGGTGGTGTCGGTACTGAGCACACTTCATGAGGTGCTGGGCTCCAGTCTGGAAGCAGCCAAGATCCTCAGGGCCTCACAGGGCATAGAGAGACTGGTTCTCATTAACAAGGACGG CAACCGTTCAGAGCGGGAGGTGCGTGGCGCCGGCCTGGTGCTGCAGACAGTGTGGGGCTACAAGGAGCTGCGGCGTACTTTGGAGAAGGACGGCTGGAAGAAGACGGACTTCATGGTCAACCTGAACCCTTCCAGCAACAACAGCAGGGCCAATGGAGGATATGAGGACGGTACACTGCCACTCATAGACAAAG GCGGCAAAGGGGACCGGGATATGATTCCAATGAATGACTTGGGACCAG ATGCCTACTCCACTCTGGaccagagagggagaaggaacaCTCTAGATAATACACTCGATCCTGCTGACAAAGATGTAGTACAG gGAGGGATGTATGGGGAGAGGCAGGCCTCTTTGCCTCTAATGGATTCTTACGATG AAAAACTGATTGTGTGCATCACAAGACGACAGCCTCCTCCCACCTACTGCCCTTGCTGA